In one window of Leptospira sp. WS92.C1 DNA:
- a CDS encoding DUF2809 domain-containing protein — MVLYSFFKSIADFDSIRLSIFIIAFSFAIETLQYFKVIRLLGFRENNFTRIVFGSVFDPWDLLAYLIGVCFIFCIDRFIISKCLEKEI, encoded by the coding sequence ATGGTTCTTTATAGTTTTTTCAAATCCATCGCCGATTTTGATTCGATACGATTGTCGATTTTTATCATCGCATTTTCATTTGCGATAGAAACACTTCAATATTTTAAGGTCATTCGACTTTTAGGATTTCGGGAAAATAACTTTACTCGAATCGTTTTCGGATCCGTATTTGATCCCTGGGACTTACTTGCTTATTTGATCGGGGTATGTTTCATTTTTTGTATTGATAGGTTTATCATTTCTAAATGTTTAGAAAAAGAGATTTGA
- a CDS encoding IS256 family transposase yields MRAEEEKAHLKVIQVDETQLKKDLSELVRGSVEETLNALLDEEADKLCKASRYERSPDRVDTRAGSYNRNFETKAGKVKLKVPKLRTIPFESAIIDRYKRRESSVEEALMEMYLAGVSVRRVEDITESLWGTKVSPSTISKLNQKVFVQIDEWRIRPLTDEYPYVYLDGLYLKKSWGGEVRNVAIGVNSEGYREVLGSMEGAREDKESWQAFLKHLKDRGLRGVNLIISDKCLGLVESIPYFFPESKWQRCIVHFYRNVFGKAPRSSFKVISQMLKAIHAQENKEEALKKANFVAERLTEMKLKEAAKVISDGIEETLSYMDFPSEHWRKIRTNNPLERIIKEIKRRTKVVGAFPDGKSALMLATARLRHVASTKWGTKKYVDMEKLKELKTLKIMA; encoded by the coding sequence ATGAGGGCAGAAGAAGAAAAAGCACACTTGAAAGTAATCCAAGTGGATGAGACCCAGCTCAAGAAAGACTTGAGCGAACTCGTAAGAGGTTCAGTGGAAGAAACGCTGAACGCTCTCTTAGATGAGGAAGCGGATAAACTCTGCAAAGCCTCGAGGTATGAGAGAAGCCCGGATCGAGTAGATACAAGAGCGGGTTCGTATAATAGAAACTTCGAAACAAAAGCGGGAAAAGTAAAGTTAAAAGTTCCCAAACTAAGAACAATTCCGTTTGAGTCGGCGATCATCGATCGATACAAGCGACGGGAGAGTTCGGTAGAAGAAGCTCTCATGGAGATGTATCTCGCGGGAGTTTCAGTTCGGAGAGTCGAGGACATTACCGAAAGCCTCTGGGGAACCAAGGTCTCACCTTCAACGATCAGCAAACTCAACCAAAAAGTTTTTGTTCAAATCGACGAATGGAGAATCCGTCCGCTTACTGACGAATATCCTTACGTTTACCTGGACGGACTTTACTTGAAGAAGTCTTGGGGTGGAGAAGTTCGTAACGTAGCGATAGGGGTTAATTCAGAAGGTTACAGAGAAGTTCTTGGTTCGATGGAAGGAGCCAGAGAAGACAAAGAGAGTTGGCAAGCGTTCCTAAAACATCTTAAGGACCGGGGACTCAGAGGAGTGAACTTAATTATCTCAGACAAATGTTTAGGCTTAGTGGAATCGATTCCTTACTTCTTTCCAGAATCGAAATGGCAGAGGTGTATCGTTCATTTCTACAGGAATGTATTTGGAAAGGCTCCAAGAAGTTCCTTTAAAGTGATTTCACAAATGTTGAAAGCGATTCATGCTCAGGAAAACAAAGAAGAAGCTTTGAAGAAAGCCAACTTTGTCGCCGAGCGCTTGACTGAAATGAAATTGAAGGAAGCAGCTAAAGTCATCTCCGATGGAATCGAAGAAACTCTCTCTTATATGGATTTTCCTTCCGAGCATTGGAGAAAGATCCGAACCAACAATCCATTAGAAAGAATCATCAAAGAGATCAAGAGAAGAACAAAGGTCGTAGGAGCCTTTCCTGATGGGAAGTCCGCTCTCATGTTAGCCACTGCTCGCCTCAGGCATGTTGCATCAACTAAGTGGGGAACAAAAAAGTATGTTGACATGGAGAAGTTAAAAGAGTTAAAAACTTTAAAGATCATGGCTTGA
- a CDS encoding DUF5655 domain-containing protein — protein sequence MPLFQRDKLKLTLVKPARFLSEKELQGLIENNLETVFDCKLIATEFSTGPIHSGRIDTLAISEDDNPVIIEYKVVESSQLINQSLYYLSWISDHKGDFEIAVQKAFPKDKCTVDWSSIRVICIAPEYKKYDLHAVQVMGSNIELWQYRYYENGIVFFEEIFKKSSSVSPNDNLSGKNPVMVEAGKKAAITKATGVYNFEQHINKIEQNKRHLVTTIQEFIMNLSESIEESPKKLYVAYKVSQNFVCMEVGKSKVLLFLKIKPSSLLNMPKNGRDVTNIGHFGTGDLELTIQTEQDIDISKEYIQIAYNNIGGN from the coding sequence ATGCCACTTTTTCAACGAGATAAATTAAAATTAACCCTTGTAAAGCCAGCAAGGTTTTTAAGTGAAAAGGAGCTCCAAGGACTAATTGAAAATAATTTAGAAACTGTATTTGACTGTAAATTAATAGCGACCGAATTTTCTACAGGACCGATACATAGCGGCAGAATCGATACTCTTGCAATTTCAGAAGATGATAATCCGGTAATAATTGAATATAAGGTTGTAGAAAGCTCACAACTTATCAACCAAAGTTTGTATTATTTGAGTTGGATCAGTGATCATAAAGGTGATTTTGAAATCGCTGTTCAAAAAGCATTCCCAAAAGATAAATGTACTGTAGATTGGAGTAGTATTAGAGTAATTTGCATAGCTCCTGAATACAAGAAATATGATCTACATGCTGTCCAGGTAATGGGTTCGAATATTGAATTATGGCAATATAGGTATTATGAAAATGGGATTGTATTTTTCGAAGAAATATTTAAAAAGTCATCCTCAGTTTCGCCTAATGACAATCTATCTGGTAAAAATCCCGTCATGGTTGAGGCGGGCAAGAAAGCAGCGATTACAAAAGCAACAGGAGTATATAATTTTGAGCAGCATATCAATAAAATAGAACAAAATAAGCGTCATCTTGTAACAACTATTCAAGAATTTATAATGAACTTAAGTGAATCCATTGAAGAATCGCCAAAAAAACTATATGTGGCGTATAAAGTAAGTCAAAATTTTGTATGTATGGAAGTTGGCAAGTCCAAAGTGCTGCTGTTTTTAAAAATTAAGCCATCGTCATTACTAAACATGCCTAAAAATGGTAGAGATGTCACGAATATTGGTCACTTTGGAACTGGTGATCTAGAATTAACTATTCAAACTGAACAGGACATTGATATTTCTAAAGAATACATTCAAATAGCCTATAACAACATTGGAGGCAATTGA
- the tnpB gene encoding IS66 family insertion sequence element accessory protein TnpB (TnpB, as the term is used for proteins encoded by IS66 family insertion elements, is considered an accessory protein, since TnpC, encoded by a neighboring gene, is a DDE family transposase.), whose product MELNPGNRKVYLRPGVTDLRKSINTLAIIVENRMKKDIFSESVFLFCNRKKDKLKMLYWDKSGFCLWQKRLEESKFPWPNTEEEVRKIPVERFHWLLNGIDFFKEHKKLKYQKVS is encoded by the coding sequence ATGGAACTAAATCCCGGTAACAGAAAAGTGTATTTGAGACCTGGAGTCACAGATTTAAGAAAGTCGATCAATACACTTGCGATAATCGTAGAGAATCGAATGAAAAAGGATATATTCTCAGAAAGCGTTTTTCTCTTTTGTAATCGCAAGAAAGATAAACTGAAAATGCTCTATTGGGACAAGAGCGGATTTTGCCTCTGGCAGAAGAGATTGGAAGAAAGTAAATTCCCCTGGCCGAATACGGAAGAAGAAGTAAGAAAGATTCCCGTGGAAAGATTTCATTGGCTATTGAATGGGATCGATTTTTTCAAGGAACACAAGAAACTAAAATATCAGAAAGTAAGCTGA
- a CDS encoding NADP-dependent isocitrate dehydrogenase produces the protein MAKIKVKTPLVELDGDEMTRIIWKEIKDRFIHPYLDIELDYYDLGVEYRDKTEDKVTVDSAHAIQKYGVGVKCATITPNQDRVKEYNLKQEWKSPNGTIRSILDGTVFRKPIIVNNIPPAVRSWKKPITVGRHAFGDLYKDTELYIPEAGKVELVYTGKDGKEKQRALVNDFDGAGVIMGQFNLDKSILSFAQACFNYAISEKIDLWFATKDTISKKYHARFRTIFDELAKAKEGELKKAGIEYSYYLIDDAVAQIMKNEGGMLWALMNYDGDVMSDMVASGFGSLGLMTSVLVSPDGKFEYEAAHGTVTRHYRKYQQGETTSTNSVASIFAWTGALIKRGELDGTPDVVAYGQKLEKAVIDTIQGGEMTKDLTLLCTDPKAKSLDTFQFMEAIQKKL, from the coding sequence ATGGCAAAGATCAAGGTAAAAACCCCGCTCGTAGAACTGGACGGGGACGAGATGACCAGGATCATCTGGAAGGAGATCAAGGATCGATTCATTCATCCTTATCTCGATATCGAACTGGATTATTATGATTTAGGCGTGGAATATCGCGATAAAACCGAAGATAAGGTCACTGTGGATTCCGCTCACGCGATCCAAAAATACGGAGTCGGCGTTAAATGCGCTACGATCACTCCGAACCAAGACAGAGTCAAAGAATACAATCTAAAACAAGAATGGAAATCTCCGAACGGAACCATTCGTTCGATTCTCGACGGAACCGTTTTTCGTAAACCGATCATCGTAAACAATATTCCACCGGCGGTTCGTTCTTGGAAAAAACCGATCACCGTAGGTCGCCACGCTTTTGGAGACCTTTACAAAGATACCGAACTTTACATTCCCGAGGCTGGAAAAGTGGAATTGGTTTATACCGGAAAAGACGGAAAGGAAAAACAAAGAGCTCTTGTAAACGATTTCGACGGAGCCGGTGTGATCATGGGTCAGTTCAACTTGGATAAATCCATTTTGAGTTTTGCTCAGGCTTGTTTTAACTATGCTATTTCCGAAAAAATCGATCTTTGGTTTGCCACTAAGGATACGATTTCCAAAAAATATCACGCAAGGTTTCGTACGATCTTTGACGAACTCGCAAAAGCAAAAGAAGGCGAATTGAAAAAAGCCGGTATCGAATATTCGTATTATCTTATAGACGACGCGGTCGCTCAGATCATGAAAAACGAAGGCGGAATGCTTTGGGCTCTCATGAACTACGACGGAGACGTGATGAGCGATATGGTCGCATCCGGATTTGGTTCCTTAGGATTGATGACCTCGGTTCTCGTCTCTCCGGACGGCAAGTTCGAATACGAGGCGGCACATGGAACCGTGACTAGACACTACCGTAAATACCAACAAGGAGAAACGACCTCTACGAACTCGGTTGCTTCTATCTTTGCTTGGACGGGAGCGTTGATCAAACGCGGAGAATTGGACGGAACTCCGGATGTGGTTGCTTACGGTCAAAAGCTGGAAAAAGCGGTGATCGACACGATTCAAGGCGGAGAGATGACCAAGGATCTTACTCTTCTTTGCACGGATCCGAAAGCAAAATCTTTGGATACCTTTCAGTTTATGGAAGCGATTCAGAAAAAACTTTAA
- a CDS encoding response regulator — protein MKVLVLDSGATVRKIISSFFPSEDFQIVEAGSAKEGLDLAFKEFFDLITIGMILPDADGFTVCKNIRNSLRNDRPSACKNSKIYLITSGDIESNKTKSKEFGFDQIFPKPSHIEEFKGVIKEIIELAYGQEAAPMFNSTITGKILIVDDSELNLLLLGKILKKNGYKFEAFTEGKKAYEFLLSGKEKVSCILTDWIMPHFSGEELLKTIRGQKQYDTIPIAVITGLEENDGLNESSLQKNVHVLSKPYSERIILEYIQKI, from the coding sequence TTGAAAGTTCTCGTATTAGATTCCGGAGCAACGGTTCGAAAAATCATTTCCTCTTTTTTTCCTTCGGAAGACTTTCAGATCGTAGAGGCAGGTTCTGCAAAAGAAGGACTCGATCTTGCTTTTAAGGAATTTTTTGATTTGATCACGATAGGAATGATTCTTCCGGATGCCGACGGATTTACGGTATGTAAAAATATTCGAAACAGTTTAAGAAACGATCGACCAAGCGCCTGTAAAAATTCTAAAATCTATCTGATTACATCCGGCGATATCGAATCAAACAAAACGAAATCTAAAGAATTCGGATTTGATCAGATCTTTCCCAAACCGTCACATATCGAAGAATTCAAAGGTGTCATCAAAGAAATCATAGAACTCGCATACGGACAGGAAGCCGCGCCGATGTTCAATTCTACAATAACAGGAAAGATTTTGATTGTGGACGATTCCGAACTCAATCTGCTTCTTCTCGGAAAAATTTTAAAGAAAAACGGGTATAAATTCGAGGCGTTTACGGAAGGGAAAAAAGCTTACGAATTTCTTTTATCCGGAAAAGAGAAAGTCTCCTGCATTCTAACGGATTGGATCATGCCGCATTTTTCAGGGGAAGAACTGTTGAAAACGATCCGAGGACAAAAACAGTATGACACGATTCCCATCGCCGTCATTACGGGTCTGGAAGAAAACGACGGATTAAACGAATCCTCCCTACAAAAAAACGTTCACGTTCTTTCCAAACCGTATTCGGAAAGAATTATTTTAGAATACATTCAAAAAATCTAA
- the mazG gene encoding nucleoside triphosphate pyrophosphohydrolase, producing the protein MPAKSLNHEINRLREITATLRGENGCPWDKEQDHQTLVPYLIEESQEVIEAILKKNDELLKEELGDLLFQVVFHARLAEERNAFDLGDIAKGISDKLVFRHPHVFRPEELTLSSSQEVVENWEKIKDKEKKQPSFSSIFENVPENFSSLLKAEKYQKKAAKVGFDWEKISDVEEKVREEMEEFLVEFGRTKVDGSNQVRVEEEFGDILFSLVNLGRHLGISAESALTRTNAKFKQRFEYVEKKLQVQGKTPVDSNLEEMDRFWNEAKELEK; encoded by the coding sequence ATGCCCGCAAAATCGCTCAATCATGAAATCAACAGACTCCGGGAAATAACCGCAACTCTTCGAGGAGAAAACGGATGCCCTTGGGATAAAGAACAGGATCACCAGACATTGGTTCCCTATCTGATCGAAGAATCCCAAGAGGTCATAGAAGCCATTTTAAAAAAGAACGACGAACTTCTCAAAGAAGAATTGGGGGACCTTCTATTCCAAGTCGTATTTCACGCGAGACTGGCGGAGGAAAGAAACGCCTTTGACTTAGGAGACATAGCAAAAGGAATCTCGGATAAGCTCGTTTTCAGACATCCGCACGTCTTTCGTCCGGAAGAACTTACGCTTTCTTCTTCTCAAGAAGTGGTGGAAAATTGGGAAAAAATCAAAGATAAAGAAAAGAAGCAACCGAGTTTCTCGTCTATTTTTGAAAACGTTCCCGAAAATTTTTCCTCTCTTTTAAAAGCGGAAAAATACCAGAAAAAAGCCGCCAAGGTAGGATTTGACTGGGAGAAGATTTCGGACGTGGAAGAAAAAGTCAGAGAAGAGATGGAAGAATTTTTGGTCGAATTCGGAAGGACAAAGGTCGACGGCTCCAATCAAGTCCGAGTCGAAGAAGAATTTGGAGATATCCTATTTAGTTTGGTCAATCTCGGAAGACATCTGGGAATTTCGGCGGAATCGGCGCTCACAAGAACAAACGCAAAATTCAAACAGAGATTTGAATACGTAGAAAAGAAATTGCAAGTTCAGGGAAAAACTCCAGTCGATTCGAATTTAGAAGAAATGGATCGATTTTGGAACGAGGCTAAAGAGTTAGAAAAATGA
- a CDS encoding DUF6580 family putative transport protein, with the protein MIRSKSLIVLSLILIAVASRYFPHPANFTPILAISLFAGAHFASKKLSLVLPIFALLIGDLIIGIHALMPVVYGMSLLLVIAGWELRKSLSIGKIAFFSLGGSVAFFLVTNFFVWLGGYYTFDFGGLVQCYIMAIPFFQNTLLGDLFYTTILFGAFALIEKAGWFKLAPVSVK; encoded by the coding sequence ATGATACGTTCAAAAAGTCTTATTGTTCTTTCGCTCATTTTAATCGCGGTTGCAAGTCGTTATTTTCCGCACCCGGCTAATTTTACTCCGATTCTCGCTATTTCTCTTTTTGCAGGGGCTCACTTTGCTTCCAAAAAACTTTCTCTGGTTTTACCGATTTTTGCGCTTTTGATCGGTGATCTCATCATCGGAATCCACGCCTTGATGCCCGTTGTATACGGAATGTCTTTGCTTCTTGTGATCGCAGGTTGGGAACTGAGAAAATCTTTGTCCATCGGAAAAATCGCTTTTTTTTCTTTAGGCGGATCTGTTGCCTTTTTTCTGGTTACCAACTTTTTTGTATGGCTCGGCGGCTACTATACTTTTGATTTCGGCGGACTGGTTCAGTGTTATATTATGGCAATTCCGTTTTTCCAAAATACACTTTTGGGAGATTTGTTTTACACAACGATTCTTTTCGGAGCGTTTGCTTTGATCGAAAAAGCGGGTTGGTTCAAATTAGCCCCCGTTTCCGTTAAATAA
- a CDS encoding LA_2444/LA_4059 family outer membrane protein, which translates to MKNQIQKSIPIFLMVFFLLEQTALFGQNIASQPNPDVLEREANELEIKAGRSQDPVTRQRLILEVQKKRAEAADLRNALHEQELSQTSKGATFEIGFLFNQATWVPESLARKQNVATNEINTFLHTSGVYQNVNTTAGIGGFDAHLINNTASLYSSPQGNTKTAYPIRFLFLTESKKFGIEATFLDFRINPSYSSTNINPTPGNSNQTYNLYGPQLRRTDIQLNFLYFFETGSGTRIGPSLGIRNLDTYSKEYGNLPGGLGFGNMEEKAGGLGPQIGFRIVKKLNSYFQFHISADYFRTLGKYHLKTNGTTLYNGIQNFLITETAGAAGENLVKRSGYQLDSGISFSRTSWLKFTFGFQYTEMRSFVSGYNYNASLLLPDPVSTTALNTITKPVDLTATRPALEKEVIDSYYGFYLGVSIIL; encoded by the coding sequence ATGAAAAATCAAATTCAAAAATCAATCCCCATCTTTCTCATGGTTTTTTTCCTTCTTGAACAAACCGCCTTGTTCGGACAAAATATAGCTTCCCAACCAAACCCGGATGTTTTGGAAAGAGAGGCAAACGAGCTTGAAATCAAGGCCGGAAGAAGCCAAGACCCCGTGACAAGACAAAGATTGATACTCGAGGTTCAAAAAAAAAGAGCCGAAGCTGCCGATCTAAGAAACGCACTTCACGAACAAGAGTTGAGTCAAACATCAAAAGGAGCGACCTTTGAAATCGGATTTTTATTCAACCAAGCCACATGGGTTCCCGAATCTTTAGCGCGAAAACAAAACGTTGCGACAAACGAAATCAATACATTTCTACATACGAGTGGTGTTTATCAGAACGTCAATACCACGGCCGGAATCGGGGGTTTTGACGCTCATCTGATCAACAATACAGCGAGTTTATATTCGAGTCCGCAAGGAAATACAAAAACCGCATATCCGATCCGATTTTTGTTTTTAACGGAATCTAAAAAGTTCGGAATCGAAGCGACATTTTTGGATTTTAGAATCAATCCGTCTTATTCCTCGACCAACATAAATCCGACTCCGGGAAATTCAAATCAGACATACAATCTTTACGGACCTCAATTGAGAAGAACCGATATTCAACTTAACTTTTTATATTTTTTTGAAACGGGTTCCGGAACGAGAATTGGACCTTCTCTCGGAATACGCAATCTGGATACGTATTCAAAAGAATATGGAAACTTACCCGGCGGACTCGGATTTGGTAATATGGAAGAAAAAGCCGGTGGGCTCGGACCGCAAATCGGGTTCAGAATCGTTAAAAAACTGAACAGCTATTTTCAATTTCATATCAGCGCGGATTATTTTAGAACATTAGGAAAGTATCATCTAAAAACCAACGGAACCACTCTTTACAACGGAATACAAAATTTTTTGATTACGGAAACCGCCGGTGCGGCTGGGGAAAATCTTGTCAAAAGAAGCGGTTATCAATTGGATTCCGGAATTTCCTTTTCAAGAACGAGTTGGTTAAAATTTACCTTTGGATTTCAATATACCGAAATGCGATCTTTCGTTTCCGGTTATAACTACAATGCATCGCTTTTATTACCGGATCCAGTAAGCACGACAGCCCTCAATACCATCACCAAACCGGTGGACTTAACGGCGACAAGACCAGCTTTGGAAAAGGAGGTGATCGATTCTTACTACGGATTTTATCTCGGGGTGTCGATCATACTTTAG
- a CDS encoding TIGR00730 family Rossman fold protein — MNLTKSAICVFCGSRSGTDPIYTKAAQELGHLLVEKKFDLVFGGASCGIMGTIADAVMEKGGGVSGIIPDFLSTKEVKHDRVKDLMIVSSMHERKYRMYEKSSGFIALPGGIGTLDELVEITTWNQLKLISKPLGLLNVKGYFDHLLKQLERMVDDGFLDPQTKETLIVSKDPKELLEILSGRFI, encoded by the coding sequence ATGAATTTAACCAAGTCAGCCATTTGTGTTTTTTGCGGTTCCCGCTCGGGAACCGATCCTATTTATACCAAAGCCGCCCAAGAACTGGGTCATTTGCTTGTGGAAAAAAAATTCGATTTAGTTTTTGGAGGCGCATCCTGCGGAATTATGGGCACGATCGCGGATGCAGTAATGGAAAAAGGCGGAGGTGTTTCCGGAATCATTCCCGATTTTCTTTCGACAAAGGAAGTCAAACACGATCGTGTTAAGGATTTGATGATCGTTTCTTCGATGCATGAGAGAAAGTATAGAATGTATGAAAAGTCCTCCGGTTTTATCGCGTTGCCCGGAGGAATCGGAACTTTGGATGAACTCGTAGAGATTACGACTTGGAATCAATTAAAATTGATTTCAAAACCTCTTGGGCTTTTAAACGTAAAAGGTTACTTCGATCATTTACTCAAACAATTGGAGAGAATGGTGGATGACGGTTTTCTCGATCCTCAAACCAAAGAAACTTTGATCGTATCCAAAGATCCGAAAGAGTTGCTCGAAATACTGAGCGGCAGATTTATTTGA
- a CDS encoding ankyrin repeat domain-containing protein: MEGEPTLIDWLRDYRDNYGSGVLSWAVKNVDLEAIELLLEAGADPDETNARGETPLLISLDLGNEELIAIFLEAGADCGQKDFSGNTPLTKAISTGNVEIVELIYENHIGPPDLEERNGEGYTPLLLAVDLGHLAIVEYLLEQEADFLKKNSEGRTILHLTSLHNDYEILDLFLEKIESKKILENRDADGNTALLLAASHDSVECLERLLKIGADPLKVNTSGKTSLEESERQKYHHISKILKKVLIEKLFLAIKEGKEDISKTILHLGISSNSIDKEGNTPLHIAVINKQVLMIQLLLDSNASQFLKNLEGKSALDLAKESENEELIRILEPEPEKE, translated from the coding sequence ATGGAGGGGGAACCAACCCTCATCGATTGGCTGAGAGATTACAGAGACAATTATGGATCGGGAGTGTTGTCCTGGGCGGTAAAAAATGTGGATCTGGAAGCGATCGAACTTCTTCTCGAAGCGGGAGCGGATCCGGACGAAACCAATGCAAGAGGAGAAACACCTCTGCTCATTTCTTTAGATCTTGGTAACGAGGAATTGATCGCAATCTTTTTAGAAGCAGGTGCAGATTGCGGACAAAAGGATTTTTCCGGAAACACTCCTCTTACAAAAGCAATCAGTACGGGAAACGTTGAAATCGTGGAGTTGATCTACGAGAATCATATCGGCCCCCCCGATCTGGAAGAAAGAAACGGAGAAGGATACACCCCTCTTCTTTTAGCCGTCGATCTCGGACACTTGGCGATCGTCGAATATCTTCTCGAACAGGAAGCCGACTTTTTAAAAAAGAACTCCGAAGGAAGAACGATTCTCCACCTAACGTCCCTTCACAACGACTACGAAATCCTGGATTTATTTTTGGAAAAAATAGAATCGAAAAAGATTCTCGAAAATAGGGACGCGGACGGCAACACGGCGCTTCTTCTTGCGGCTTCTCATGACAGCGTGGAATGCCTAGAACGACTTTTAAAAATCGGAGCCGATCCCCTCAAGGTAAATACTTCGGGAAAAACCAGTCTTGAGGAATCGGAAAGACAGAAATACCATCATATTTCTAAAATTCTGAAAAAGGTCCTAATCGAAAAATTGTTTCTCGCGATCAAAGAAGGAAAGGAGGATATTTCTAAAACGATTCTCCATCTTGGAATTTCTTCAAACTCGATCGACAAAGAAGGAAACACACCTTTGCACATTGCCGTTATAAACAAACAAGTTTTGATGATTCAACTGCTACTCGATTCGAACGCTTCCCAATTTCTAAAAAATCTGGAAGGAAAGTCGGCGTTGGATTTAGCAAAAGAATCCGAAAATGAAGAACTGATTCGTATTTTAGAACCAGAACCGGAAAAAGAATAG
- a CDS encoding AEC family transporter, with the protein MSHFILIPVCLFSGWILKRTRLFPENSGLVLGNFVIYISLPSLILANVPYLKLESSLIFLAWMPWLVFGFSIGLFHFIGILLRWSSETRIAVTLCCGLGNTSFIGLPVLKMFYGEEITNAILIIDQFGTFLCLAIPGFILAVRYLPNNQTSNPLTISILKKPFTFPPFLALLFSFFLRLFIIPESIHSVFKILGETLVPIALFTVGFQLQFPDQNSERMNKPESFVKPLAIGLIYKLLLAPALVFLLYVFLNVNPKYLRVAVLEAGMAPMITASIVSIQMGFRPSLSAAFPGIGILLSVPTLWLFYFILENFF; encoded by the coding sequence ATGTCCCATTTCATCTTAATCCCCGTCTGTTTATTTTCCGGATGGATTCTAAAACGAACGCGTCTTTTTCCGGAAAACTCGGGTTTGGTTCTTGGAAACTTTGTCATCTATATTTCTCTTCCCTCTCTCATCTTAGCCAACGTTCCCTATCTAAAATTAGAATCTTCTCTGATCTTTTTGGCGTGGATGCCGTGGCTGGTTTTCGGATTTTCAATCGGACTTTTTCATTTCATCGGGATTCTGCTTCGTTGGAGTTCGGAGACAAGGATCGCGGTAACGCTTTGCTGCGGATTGGGAAATACTTCCTTTATCGGCCTTCCCGTTCTCAAAATGTTTTATGGAGAGGAAATCACGAATGCGATTCTAATAATCGATCAATTCGGAACGTTTCTTTGTTTGGCGATACCCGGTTTTATTTTAGCGGTCCGGTATCTTCCCAATAATCAGACAAGCAATCCTCTTACGATTTCCATTTTGAAAAAGCCATTCACTTTCCCACCGTTTCTTGCTTTACTTTTTTCGTTTTTCCTCAGACTTTTCATCATTCCGGAATCGATTCATTCCGTGTTCAAAATCTTGGGAGAAACACTCGTGCCGATCGCGCTCTTTACCGTTGGATTTCAACTTCAGTTCCCGGATCAAAACTCCGAAAGGATGAATAAGCCGGAATCTTTTGTAAAACCTTTGGCGATCGGATTGATTTATAAATTGCTTTTAGCGCCGGCTCTGGTTTTCCTTTTGTATGTATTTCTCAATGTGAATCCGAAATATTTACGAGTTGCGGTTTTGGAAGCGGGCATGGCTCCTATGATTACCGCTTCGATCGTTTCCATCCAAATGGGATTTCGGCCTTCTTTATCGGCCGCCTTTCCGGGAATCGGAATTCTACTTTCCGTTCCGACTTTATGGCTGTTCTATTTTATTTTGGAGAATTTTTTCTGA